Proteins from one Cervus canadensis isolate Bull #8, Minnesota chromosome 25, ASM1932006v1, whole genome shotgun sequence genomic window:
- the CTDSP2 gene encoding carboxy-terminal domain RNA polymerase II polypeptide A small phosphatase 2, with protein sequence MEHGSIITQARREDALVLTKQGLVSKSSPKKPRGRNIFKALFCCFRAQHVGQSTSSTELSPYKEEANTIAKSDLLQCLQYQFYQIPGTCLLPEVTEEDQGRICVVIDLDETLVHSSFKPINNADFIVPVEIEGTTHQVYVLKRPYVDEFLRRMGELFECVLFTASLAKYADPVTDLLDRCGVFRARLFRESCVFHQGCYVKDLSRLGRDLRKTLILDNSPASYIFHPENAVPVQSWFDDMADTELLNLIPIFEELSGAEDVYTSLGQLRAP encoded by the exons ATGGAACACGGCTCCATCATCACCCAGGCGCGGAGGGAAGACGCCCTGGTGCTCACCAAGCAAG GCCTGGTGTCCAAGTCCTCTCCTAAGAAGCCGCGTGGCCGTAACATCTTCAAGGCCCTTTTCTGCTGTTTTCGTGCCCAGCATGTTGGCCAGTCCACCTCCTCCACTGAACTCTCCCCCTACAAGGAGGAAGCCAACACCATTGCGAAG TCGGACCTGCTGCAGTGCCTCCAGTACCAGTTTTACCAG ATTCCAGGGACCTGCTTGCTCCCAGAGGTGACGGAGGAGGATCAGGGAAGAATCTGCGTGGTCATCGACTTGGATGAAACCCTCGTGCATAGTTCCTTTAAG CCAATCAACAACGCTGACTTCATAGTGCCTGTAGAGATCGAAGGGACCACTCACCAG GTGTACGTGCTCAAGAGGCCGTATGTGGACGAGTTCCTGAGGCGGATGGGGGAGCTCTTCGAATGTGTCCTCTTCACCGCCAGCCTGGCCAAG tATGCCGACCCCGTGACGGATCTGCTGGACCGGTGTGGGGTGTTCCGGGCCCGCCTGTTCCGTGAGTCCTGTGTGTTCCACCAGGGCTGCTACGTCAAGGACCTCAGCCGCCTGGGAAGGGACCTGCGGAAAACCCTCATTCTGGACAACTCGCCTGCTTCCTACATTTTCCACCCGGAGAATGCA gtgCCCGTGCAGTCCTGGTTTGACGACATGGCGGACACTGAGTTGCTTAACCTGATCCCGATCTTTGAGGAGCTGAGCGGAGCTGAGGACGTCTACACCAGCCTGGGGCAGCTGCGGGCCCCTTAG